Part of the Desulfatirhabdium butyrativorans DSM 18734 genome, TTCTTCACAGTCTTTATTCCGAGTCTGTATTCTCCAATTCGGATACGGTAGTACCCCTCATCCCCTTTGATCTTCTTGACATCTGTTAGCTCGCTGACCGAGTCTGCTTCTTGGATTGCCCTTATCACTTTCAGCAAGGCTTTTTTGATTCTTGACTCCTTTGGAATCGAATCGAGATCTTTACTGAAGCTCTTTGCATAGAGAAGATCCATGAATCAACCTGTCAGCTTGGAGAGAACTTCCGCCTCTGAGACATATTCTCCTGTATCCCCTTCCTCGATAGCCAAGCCGAATCGCATATCAAGAATGGCCTCTGATACGGCTTCTTCCAACAAATCCTTCCTCTCCGCAAGGAGGCTGATCAGGGCTTCCTTGAGTACATCTCTCAGCTCATTTTTGGAAATACCTTGCAATTCCATTT contains:
- a CDS encoding type II toxin-antitoxin system RelE family toxin, with translation MDLLYAKSFSKDLDSIPKESRIKKALLKVIRAIQEADSVSELTDVKKIKGDEGYYRIRIGEYRLGIKTVKNTVVLIRFIHRRDISRRFP